In Streptomyces alboniger, the following are encoded in one genomic region:
- a CDS encoding catalase, which translates to MSDEKRNDIPGAPAPQPPSVAEPTEPHEPLPAKPDQESPEAVSPTGKPTGAPASARAQSGAYLTTAQGARLYDSDHSLKAGARGPVLLQDHHLREKITHFDHERIPERVVHARGAAAHGIFKGYGTAAKVTKAAFLAKDTETPVFVRFSTVLGSRGSSDTVRDTRGFATKFYTEEGTFDLVGNNIPVFFIQDAIKFPDIIHAGKPHPDREIPQAQSAHDTFWDFVTLHTEATHHTLWNMSDRGIPRSYRMMEGFGVHTFRLVNNEGATTLVKFHWKPKLGVHSLTWEEAQITNGMDPDFHRRDLADAIEAGAFPQWELGIQVFPDNAEQTFEGIDLLDPTNIVPEELAPVQPIGLLTLNANPTNYFAETEQVAFHPGHLVPGIDITDDPLLTGRLFSYLDTQISRLGGPNFAQLPINRTHAPVNDMLRDGMHQTAVHAGTAPYRPNSLDGGCPFLAGADNGAYVEVPVDVPAAKKVREAPESFSDHFSQPRLFWRSMTPVEREHIIAAYTFELSKCYEQAIKERALQVLANIDPQLCGQVADGLGLPAPEPTVALADTEPSPALSQLGQTWPVEGRIVGIVTDGETDLDGIRSARRAVLDAGMVPLVIAPTGGLLDAGKDPIAVQRTFANARSVEFDALLLAGSPAPGADAYGARDAKAGEPTSPGTAVDPRVMLMAAEVYRHGKAIGGWAGADAALRAAGITDAAPGVVLAGSGVEALEQVAQLLGSHRVWDRFPAAV; encoded by the coding sequence ATGAGCGATGAGAAGCGGAACGACATCCCCGGAGCGCCGGCCCCGCAGCCACCGTCGGTCGCCGAGCCCACCGAGCCGCACGAGCCCCTGCCCGCGAAGCCGGACCAGGAGTCCCCCGAGGCCGTGTCCCCGACGGGCAAGCCCACGGGGGCCCCCGCTTCGGCCCGCGCCCAGAGCGGCGCCTACCTCACCACGGCGCAGGGCGCCCGCCTCTACGACAGCGACCACTCGCTCAAGGCCGGTGCCCGCGGGCCGGTGCTGCTCCAGGACCACCACCTGCGTGAGAAGATCACGCACTTCGACCACGAACGCATTCCCGAGCGGGTCGTGCACGCGCGCGGAGCGGCGGCCCACGGCATCTTCAAGGGATACGGAACGGCCGCCAAGGTCACCAAGGCGGCCTTCCTGGCCAAGGACACCGAGACGCCCGTCTTTGTACGTTTCTCCACGGTGCTGGGCTCCCGCGGTTCGTCGGACACCGTGCGCGACACCCGCGGCTTCGCCACGAAGTTCTACACCGAGGAAGGCACCTTCGACCTCGTCGGCAACAACATCCCGGTCTTCTTCATCCAGGACGCCATCAAGTTCCCCGACATCATCCACGCCGGCAAGCCGCACCCCGACCGGGAGATCCCGCAGGCCCAGAGCGCACACGACACCTTCTGGGACTTCGTGACCCTCCACACGGAGGCGACCCACCACACTCTGTGGAACATGTCGGACCGGGGGATCCCGCGCTCCTACCGCATGATGGAGGGCTTCGGGGTCCACACCTTCCGGCTCGTCAACAACGAGGGCGCCACCACCCTCGTCAAGTTCCACTGGAAGCCGAAGCTCGGCGTGCACTCCCTGACCTGGGAGGAAGCACAGATCACCAACGGCATGGACCCCGACTTCCACCGCCGCGACCTCGCCGACGCCATCGAGGCAGGGGCCTTCCCGCAGTGGGAACTCGGCATCCAGGTCTTCCCCGACAACGCCGAGCAGACCTTCGAAGGCATCGACCTGCTGGACCCGACGAACATCGTCCCCGAGGAGCTGGCGCCCGTGCAGCCCATCGGGCTGCTCACGCTGAACGCCAACCCGACCAACTACTTCGCCGAGACCGAGCAGGTCGCCTTCCACCCCGGCCACCTCGTCCCCGGCATCGACATCACCGACGACCCGCTGCTCACCGGCCGCCTCTTCTCCTACCTGGACACGCAGATCAGCAGGCTCGGCGGCCCCAACTTCGCGCAGCTCCCCATCAACCGCACCCACGCGCCGGTCAACGACATGCTGCGTGACGGCATGCACCAGACCGCCGTCCACGCGGGGACCGCTCCGTACCGCCCCAACTCGCTCGACGGGGGCTGCCCGTTCCTCGCCGGGGCGGACAACGGCGCGTACGTCGAGGTCCCCGTCGACGTACCGGCCGCGAAGAAGGTCCGCGAAGCCCCGGAGTCCTTCTCGGACCACTTCAGCCAACCCCGGCTGTTCTGGCGCTCGATGACGCCCGTCGAGCGGGAGCACATCATCGCCGCCTACACCTTCGAGCTGAGCAAGTGCTACGAGCAGGCCATCAAGGAGCGCGCGCTCCAGGTCCTGGCCAACATCGACCCGCAGCTCTGCGGCCAGGTCGCCGACGGGCTCGGCCTGCCCGCCCCGGAGCCGACCGTGGCCCTCGCGGACACCGAGCCCAGCCCGGCCCTGTCCCAGCTCGGGCAGACCTGGCCGGTGGAGGGCCGCATCGTCGGCATCGTCACCGACGGGGAGACCGACCTCGACGGGATCCGCTCGGCACGCCGTGCGGTGCTGGACGCGGGCATGGTCCCGCTCGTCATCGCCCCCACCGGCGGCCTGCTGGACGCGGGCAAGGACCCCATCGCCGTACAGCGGACGTTCGCCAACGCGCGCTCCGTCGAGTTCGACGCGCTCCTGCTCGCCGGTTCCCCGGCGCCGGGGGCCGACGCGTACGGAGCCCGGGACGCCAAGGCCGGTGAGCCGACGAGCCCCGGCACCGCCGTCGACCCGCGGGTCATGCTGATGGCGGCCGAGGTCTACCGCCACGGCAAGGCGATCGGCGGCTGGGCGGGAGCGGACGCGGCGCTTCGAGCGGCCGGGATCACCGACGCGGCGCCCGGTGTGGTGCTCGCCGGCAGCGGCGTGGAGGCCCTGGAGCAGGTGGCGCAGCTCCTCGGCAGCCACCGCGTGTGGGACCGCTTCCCCGCCGCGGTCTGA